GCCTTCCACAGCGTCTCGGCATCCTTGGTCTTGACCCCTGAAAGCCATGCGTCTGCAACGACAGATGCGGAGTTATTGCCTACCATGCAATCGCGATGACCCGGTGACTGCCATTCGGGTAGGAAGCCAGACTCACGATAAACATTGGCAAGTGCTTCTTGTATGCGCATGTTTACATCAGGACAGAGCATGTTCAGCAATGGGAAAAGGGCACGGAATGTATCCCAGAAACCAGTGTCGGTGTACATATATCCGGGCAGAACTTTCCCATTATAGGGGCTGTAGTGTATCACATTGCCATCCGAATCCCTCTCCCAAAGCATACGTGGAAACAGCAGGCAGCGATAGAGACAAGAGTAGAAGGTACGCTTGTTGTCGATGTTGTCATCGCCAATCTCTATGCGTCCGAGTGCCGCATTCCAGGAGTTGCGCCCACGCTCCATGATGTTCTCCATGGAATTCCCTGCAGTTTCAAGTTCCTTTAAGTTTAATTGCGCCTGCGCAGAGCTGATGAACGATGATGCCACGCGTGCAATCACAGGCTCACCTCGGCGTGATGTCTTGAAGCCTACGATGCAACCGCGCTTGCACTTGGTGGCAGAGGGCAAAGCATTACCTTCACTATCAAGAGCATAAGCTATGGGATGATCAAACTTAATGATAAAATAATTACGGAAGTTCTTCGGCACCCCACCGCTGTTCTTCGTAGAGTAACCCACAACCATGTTATGCTCCGAGATTACCTTTACTTCAGAAACATCATCAAAAGCATCTATGACCACGCTGGCACTGTCGGTCTTCGGAAAAGTCAACCGTATCATGCAAGCACGCTCTGTCGGCGTCATCTCTGCCCTGATGTCATAGTCGGCAAGATACACCTTATAATAATAAGGCTTCACAATCTCCGACATATGCGAGAACCACGAGGCTCGCTGCTCCTCGTCAAAGACCGGCTGACCAACCTCTGGCATGAGTGAAAACACCCCATAATCGTTTATCCACGGACTCGGTTGATGCGTCTGTTTCAGTCCGCGAATCTTATGCGAAGTGTAAACATATTGCCAGCCATCACCATTCTTTCCGGTCTGCGGAGTCCAGAAATTCATGCCCCACGGCATTGCTATGGCAGGATAGGTGTTGCCGGCAGACAGCTGAAACGATGACTGTGAGCCTACTAAGGGGTTGACGAATGAGGCGTAGTCGTTCTCTTCCACGGCTGACAATATCTGTGCTGTATACATCAGGATGACAGACAACACAAGCCGCTCGTACAGGTTTCTCATAAGTGTGTAGTAAATATTGATCGTTGAACAATGCTATAACATGACCGACAAACACTGCTGTTGGCCATGTTCTGACGAATTAATCCCTATATGTTTTCACTTCAGGCTGTTGAGAAGCGGAGCCTTTCCCTCGTCGATAAGCTTCATGACAAGTTCGGCAAAAAGTCCATTCTGCCATGCAAACCACGGACGAGTGTAATGGTCAGAGTCGTTTACATCGAAGCTCTCGTGCATGAATCCGGTACCCGCATCAGTATGCATAAGCATCGTCATGTACTTGGCTATTTCCTTATCATCCTTAGAGATAAACAGTTTCATCATGATACTCATTGGCCAAGCCATGTTCAAACCGATATGCGGGCCTCCGATGCCCTCGCCAACCTTACCGCGGAAGAACCAAGGATTGTCTTCACTCCAAACGAAACGCAGTGTGTTCTGATATGTGGGATCGTCAAGCGACACATCTCCTAAATAGCCCATACCAAGCAACGAAGGAACATTGGCATCGTCAGCAAGGAGATGATTTCCAAAGCCATCCACTTCAAGCGCATAGATATTTCCATATTTCGGATGATTGTAGACGGCATACTTCTTTAAAGCCTGTTCCACTTCGTCGGCCAAGTCGTTACACTGCTTGGCAAGATCGGCTTCGCGGTTGACAGCAGTGAGTATCTCTGCCGCCTTGCGCAGAGTGGTCACAGCCATGAAGTTGGCGGGGATGAGAAACGGAAAGATTGTGGCGTCGTCCGACGGACGAAACACAGAAACAATCAGTCCGCATGGTTTCACAGGCGAGCCATAGCCGCCCCAACCTACGGTGTCGTAGGCACGGTCAGTGACACGCAGGAAGCGGTAGGGGCCAAGCCCATTCTTACGCTGTTGCTCGCGGAAAGTAAGCAGCGTGTTTCTGATTGCATTCAGCCACTCATTCCCGAAAACAGTAGCATCACCTGACACCTTCCAATATTGATAAGCCAAGCGTATAGGATAGCATTCGCTGTCTATTTCGTATTTGCGTTCATGTATCTCGGGCTTCATGTCGGTCCCGTCACTCTGCCATTCTCCACCTGTTGGGCCATCATTGAAAGCATTGGCATAACGGTCAATATTCGTATTCTTAAATTCTCGGAGGATGACACCCCTGATCATCCGTTTCAGCTGAAGGTCGCCATTGACAAATCGGACATACGGCCATACCTGGGCACCGGAGTCGCGCTGCCACATTGCAGCAATATCGCCCGTGTAGACAAAGGTGTCGTCTTCGCCGTCTTTCACGCGATAGTGGACTGTTGTCTCAAGGGTATTCGGAAAGCAGTTCCCAAACATCCAGGCCAAGCGAGGATTGTCTTTCAAAATCTTCTTCACCCGCTTTATCTCCTTGTCTATGGCCTCCGACTTAAAGAGTCGCTCATGGATTGGAGGACGCTTACTGATGAATGTCGTGGCATTTTCAGCCACGGTGTCCGTGTAACGTTGTGCCACCTGACTGAAAGCAGGCGGTGTAGACATTACTACTAAACAGGTCAAAATAAATGATGATACTCTCATTGTGTTTATGGTTTCGTTATTTTATTCATGTGAATTCAGTTGAAGCATCTGCTTTTCTGCTTCCAAGGGGTTGGAAAA
The nucleotide sequence above comes from Segatella oris. Encoded proteins:
- a CDS encoding GH92 family glycosyl hydrolase; translated protein: MRNLYERLVLSVILMYTAQILSAVEENDYASFVNPLVGSQSSFQLSAGNTYPAIAMPWGMNFWTPQTGKNGDGWQYVYTSHKIRGLKQTHQPSPWINDYGVFSLMPEVGQPVFDEEQRASWFSHMSEIVKPYYYKVYLADYDIRAEMTPTERACMIRLTFPKTDSASVVIDAFDDVSEVKVISEHNMVVGYSTKNSGGVPKNFRNYFIIKFDHPIAYALDSEGNALPSATKCKRGCIVGFKTSRRGEPVIARVASSFISSAQAQLNLKELETAGNSMENIMERGRNSWNAALGRIEIGDDNIDNKRTFYSCLYRCLLFPRMLWERDSDGNVIHYSPYNGKVLPGYMYTDTGFWDTFRALFPLLNMLCPDVNMRIQEALANVYRESGFLPEWQSPGHRDCMVGNNSASVVADAWLSGVKTKDAETLWKAVVHGTAAVHPSIGSTGRRGFEYYNKLGYVPYDVNINENVARTLEYAYDDWCIYRLGKAMGKSKKALEPFKKRAMNYRNVFDPTVKMMRGRLKNGLFQSPFSPYKWGDAFTEGNSWHWTWCVFHDPNGLINLMGGREMFNRMMDSVFVVPPIFDDSYYGQVIHEIREMQVMDMGNYAHGNQPIQHMPYLYDWSGQPWKAQWHIRDIMDRLYNANPDGYCGDEDNGQTSAWFVFSALGFYPVCPGSGEYAIGTPYFKHVVLHMPEGKTVTIDAPKCSEVNRYIDAMTVNGLSWNVNYLKLSDLKKGGKIVFNMSSQPNTSRGIRAEAAPYSMSALNVNK
- a CDS encoding glycoside hydrolase family 125 protein translates to MSTPPAFSQVAQRYTDTVAENATTFISKRPPIHERLFKSEAIDKEIKRVKKILKDNPRLAWMFGNCFPNTLETTVHYRVKDGEDDTFVYTGDIAAMWQRDSGAQVWPYVRFVNGDLQLKRMIRGVILREFKNTNIDRYANAFNDGPTGGEWQSDGTDMKPEIHERKYEIDSECYPIRLAYQYWKVSGDATVFGNEWLNAIRNTLLTFREQQRKNGLGPYRFLRVTDRAYDTVGWGGYGSPVKPCGLIVSVFRPSDDATIFPFLIPANFMAVTTLRKAAEILTAVNREADLAKQCNDLADEVEQALKKYAVYNHPKYGNIYALEVDGFGNHLLADDANVPSLLGMGYLGDVSLDDPTYQNTLRFVWSEDNPWFFRGKVGEGIGGPHIGLNMAWPMSIMMKLFISKDDKEIAKYMTMLMHTDAGTGFMHESFDVNDSDHYTRPWFAWQNGLFAELVMKLIDEGKAPLLNSLK